A stretch of DNA from Candidatus Zixiibacteriota bacterium:
AAGAATTCGGAATCTGAGGAATAGTCGATGAAAGCGCCGAGCGAAAGCTTCATACTCAAGAAAGCTGACAATCTGCCCTCGCCCCCGTTTATACTGAGCGAGTTGAGCAGTATGATCAATCGCAGTGATGCGCACAGCCACCAGATCGCGCGGGTGATTGAAAAAGACCAGTCTTTCTCGGCACGAATTCTCAGGCTGGTGAACTCATCGTTCTATGGTTTTGCGCGTAAGATCGTATCGATCGATGAGGCGATTACCATGCTGGGTATCAATACTATCTACCAGCTGTTGATCACTACCTCGGTCTTCCAGGCTTTCAAGAGTAAACAATGCAGCGCCAGGATCAAGAAGTTCTGGCATCATTCCTTCAGTGTGGGGGTAATCGCCCGCAATCTCTATCCAGGAGCATCAGCAGACACAAAAAGTGAACTTCTGCTCAGCGGTGTTCTGCACGATATAGGCCGGATAGCGCTTTTAAAAATGTATCCGGAAAAATTCTGTGAGTTTTATTTCGAAAGTGACGAATGTATCGATCTCAACAGCGAAACTGACACATTCGGTATCAACCACCAGGTAATCGGGGAACTGCTGGCCGAAAAATGGAATTTCCCGCTGTCTCTGCGGATGGCCATCTCGCATCATCATCTACCCCTGTCGGCCAAAAGCCACAAGAAATACGCCGCCGCAATCCATGTCGCCGATATCTTTTCGCATGGTCTCCAGCTCGGTGGCGGCAGTCATATCCAGTTGCCATCATTCTTTCCCCAGACATGGTCACTATTGAAGATCAATCCGGACAAGCTGAAAGAGGTGCTGGTGAGATCGATCCAGGAATTCGAGAAGGAAAAAGTCCTGATAGATTCCCTCA
This window harbors:
- a CDS encoding HDOD domain-containing protein; the protein is MKAPSESFILKKADNLPSPPFILSELSSMINRSDAHSHQIARVIEKDQSFSARILRLVNSSFYGFARKIVSIDEAITMLGINTIYQLLITTSVFQAFKSKQCSARIKKFWHHSFSVGVIARNLYPGASADTKSELLLSGVLHDIGRIALLKMYPEKFCEFYFESDECIDLNSETDTFGINHQVIGELLAEKWNFPLSLRMAISHHHLPLSAKSHKKYAAAIHVADIFSHGLQLGGGSHIQLPSFFPQTWSLLKINPDKLKEVLVRSIQEFEKEKVLIDSLNA